The nucleotide sequence GAGGAAGCCCGACGCGTGCCGGACCGGCCGGGGCGAGCCGCCGCCCGGCTTCCACGCCAGCACCGCCGCGAGCACGTACAGCATCGACGCCCCGTACATCACACGGGCCCCGACACTGTGCAGCGTCTCTCCGTAGGACGAAGTCAGCAGCAGTCCGGCGGAGACCGCCTGGAGGAAGATGGTCAAGGTCTGCAGGGCGATCGCGATCCGCAGGAACGAGGAGCCGCGCTGTGCGTTCGCCGTCGCCGTCACCTGAGTGGCCATGCCACAGTCCCCTTTTCCGCCCTCGGGCAGTAGATCGATAAGGTCTCACCGGTACGACGACGCGAGCCCGCGAAAGGTAAGGCGAGGGGGGCGGCCGAAGGCATGGGGACTATGGGGGCCGGCACGGACGGGACGGCAGGCGAGCGACGCCAACTGGTCAACATCGCCTACCGGTTGCTCGGTTCGGTGACCGAGGCCGAGGACGCCGTACAGGATGCCTACGCACGCTGGTACGGGCTGCCACGGGGCCGGCAGGAGGAGATCCTGTCCCCCGGCGCCTGGCTGACGACGGTGACCGGCCGTATCTGCCTGGACCTGCTCAGTTCGGCGCGGGCCCGCCGTGAACGCTATGTCGGCGCGTGGCTGCCCGAGCCGCTGCCCGACCGCACCGAGCGGGACCACACGGACGGCGTCGGCCCCACCGGTCCCGCGGACCCCGCCGACCAGATCGTCATGGACGAGTCGGTGGCCATGGCCTTCCTCGTCGTCCTGGAGTCGATGACGCCCGCCGAGCGGGTGGCGTTCGTCCTGCACGACGTCTTCCGGTACCCGTTCGCCGAGATCGCCGACGTCCTTGGCCGGACGCCCGCGGCCTGCAAGCAGCTGGCGGCCTCCGCCCGACGACGGGTCGGCGGCGCGCGCGCTCCGGTGACGGCGACCGGCCGATCCGACGTGGTGCGGCGCGTCAAAGTGGCGTGGGAGACCAGGGACATCGCGGCCCTCGTCAATCTCCTCGACCCGGCCGCCGTGATGACCGCCGACGGCGGCGGCATGGTCGGCACCGTCCTGCGCCCGGTCGAGGGCGGCGCGCGCATCGCCGAGTACATGGCCGCCATCGCCGACAGGGCTCCGGGGCTCGAACTCCTGGAGCGGTCGGTCAACGGCGTACCGGGCCTGGTGGCCCGGCGTGCCGGCGTCGTCATGACCGTGGCCTCGTTCGGCATCTCCGAGGGACGCGTCACCCACATCTGGGCGGTCCGCAACCCCGAGAAGCTGCGGCCGTGGGGGCGGGAGGGCTAGTGCCTGTCGTACGCCTCTGCCCTCGGCGGAGTGCACGAAGTCGACGTGGGCCCTACCCGCACCGGAGCGCGCCGGTAGAGCGCGACGCTTCGGAGTGACTCGGGCACCGGCGGGCATCTCCCCCACCGGTGCCCGAGAGTGTGTCAGGCGAGGGTCACCTCGACCGGTAGCTTCTTGATGCCGTTGACGAAGTTGGAGCGGACGCGCGGGACGTCACCGACGAGGCGGATGTCGGCGAGGCGTGGGATCAGCTCCTCGAACATGATGCGGATCTCCGTGCGGGCCAGCAGGTTGCCCAGGCACAGGTGCGGGCTGCCCTTGCCGAAGGTGACGTGGTCGTTGTCGGCACGGGCGACGTCGAGGTCGTAGGGGTTGCCGAAGACCTCCTCGTCGCGGTTGCCGGAGGCGTACCACATGACGACCTTGTCGCCCTCCTTGACCTGCTTGCCGCCGAGTTCGACGTCACGGGTCGCGGTGCGGCGGAAGTGGTAGACGGGGGACGCCCAGCGCAGGAACTCCTCGGTCGCCGTCGGGATCAGCGACGGGTCCTCCTGGAGGCGGGCGAGCTGCTCCGGGTGCTGGAGCAGGGCCAGCATGGAGTGGGTGATGGTGTGGCGGGTGGTCTCGTTGCCGGCGACGACGAGGAGCAGGAAGTAGTTGTCGAAGTCCTGCGCGGAGAGCGGGACGCCGTCGCGCGGGGTGGTGTTGACCAGCTTGGAGACCAGGTCGGTGCCGTCGCCGCCGCGTCGCTGCCGGGCCAGTTCGCGGCCGTACTCGAAGACTTCGAGGGAGGCGGGTGAGCGGAACGGCAGGTGCCGGTACTGCTCGCTCTCCGCGCTGTTCAGCAGGACGTCGGCATAGTCGGGGTCGGTGTTGCCGATGATGCGGTTGCCCCAGTCGATGAGCCGCTGGTTGTCCTCCGGCGGGACATCGAGGAGCCGGGCGAGGACGTTGATGGGGAAGTCGGCGGAGACGTCGGCGACGAAGTCGAAGGTGCCCTTGGCGAGGGCCGCGTCGAGGGTGGTGGCGGTGAGGCCGCGCAGGAAGTCGGTGTAGCTGTTGATGACACTCGCGCCGAACTGGCGCTGGATCACGCTGCGCAGCGCGCGGTGGCGGACGCCGTCCAGCTCCAGGATGGAGGCGCGGGTCTTGATCTGATCGTCGTCCACCTCTTCGAGGTTGACGAACCTCGTCGAGGTGAAGGTCTCGGCGTCGCGGTCGACGCGGGCGATGTCGGCGTGCCGGGTGACCGCCCAGAAGCCGGAGTTGGGGGCCTCCTCCGGCTGCCAGTGCACCGGGTCCTCGTGGCGCAGGGTGTGGAACATGCGCCACGGGGTGACGCCGTCGGTGAAGTTGTCGAGGTCGGCGAGGTCCACGTCGTCCAGCGGCATGGGCTCCTGGACGGCTTCGCGCACGAGGGCGGGGGGGAGGTGGGCGGAAGTGGTCATGGCGGTGGTTCTCCCGGGCTTCACAGGTGGTAGGCGTACTCGGTGAACTCCCAGTCGGTGACGTGCCGTTGGAAGCGTGCGACCTCATCGCGCTTGTAGGTGAGGTACGAGGTGGTGAAGTCCTTGCCGAGGAGCTCGGTGAGGGCGGTGTCCGCCTCCAGCGCGTCGAGGGCGGCGGGCAGGCTCATCGGCAGCACGGCCGCTCGGGCGGTGTCGTAGCCGTAGCCCTCCAGCGGGGCGGGGGGCTCCGCGCCGGCCCGGACGCCGAGCAGCGCGGCGGCGAGCGTGCCCGCGATCAGCAGATACGGGTTGGCTCCGGCGTCGCCGAGCCGCAGTTCCAGACGGGCGCCGGAGCCGCGCTCGGGCGGGATGCGGACCATGGCGCTGCGGTTGTCCAGGCCCCAGTCGATCAGCCAGGGCGCGAGGGTGTCCGGGCCGAACCGCTTGTAGGAGTTGACCGTCGGGTTGGCGAGGGCGGCGAGGGCCGGGGCGTGGGCGAGGACGCCGGCGATGGCGTGGCGGGCGGTGTCGGACAGCCCGTACCGGCCCGCCGGGTCGTCGAAGGTGTTGTGTCCCCGCTCGTCGTCGCAGGACAGGTGGATGTGGAAGCCGGAGCCGCCCGCGTCGTTGAAGGGCCGGGCCATGAAGGTGGCGAGGCGGCCCTCCTTGCGCGCGAGTTCCTTGACGGCGGCCTTGAAGCGGAAGGAGCGGTCGGCGGCCGAGAGGGCCTCGGAATGCGTCAGGTTGATCTCGAACTGGCCGCCGTCGAACTCGTGGTTGCCGTTGGTGACGCCGATGCGCAGGTCGCGGAGCCGGCGCAGGGTGCGCAACAGGTGGTTGTCGGGGTCGGCGCGCAGGCCGGCGGTGTAGACGGCGCCGGCGGCGCCCGAGTAGCGCTTCCAGCCGCTGGGGGACGCGGGGTCCTCGTCGCAGAGGAAGTACTCGAGTTCGGGTCCGACGACCGGGCGCAGGCCCTGCTCGGCGCAGCGGGCGAGCACCGAGCGCAGCAGGTCGCGGGGGGACTCGGGGGCAGGTGCCCCGGTGGCCGGGTCGATGGTCTCGCCGAGACAGGTGGCGACTCCGGGCTCCCAGGGCAGGGCGAGCAGGGTGTCGAGGTCCGGGCGCACATGGATGTCGGGCAGGCCGGCGTCGAGGCCTCCGGGCACGGGGACGACGTTGCCCTGGGGTGAGGTGTGGTAGACCGCCCGGCAGAAGGCGAGTCCGTGCTCGCAGGCCGTCGGCAGCTGGTCGAGCAGTACATCGCGGGCCCGGTCGGTGCCGATGAGGTCGGGGTAGGTCACCCGGACCACGTCGATGCCCTCTGCGGCCAGTCGCTCCTGGTAGTGCCCGACGGCGTAGTGCCCGACGGGCGGCGTTTCGGATGCGCTCACCGTTGTCTCCTCGACGACTGGGGCCAATTATTTGATTCCAAACGATAAGAACGACTCCATCGGCCCGCAAGGGGCCGGCCACAAAAAATTATCCACCTGGACAGGTATTGACCAGGAGTGGACGACTTTCTATGTTGTTTGAAGCCAAACGAGCTGGAGGTCCCCATGAAGGTCGTCGTCGACATGAACAAGTGCCAGGACCACGGACAGTGCGTGTTCGCCGCCCCGGACGTCTTCCAGCTCGACGGGAACGGGCGCCTGGCCTACGTCAGCGACCCCGACGACGCGCTGCTCGACGAGGTCGAGGAAGCCGCCGACGTCTGTCCGCTCCAGGCCATCCGGATCGAGGCCTGAGCAGATGAGCACACGCGTTGTCGTCGCCGGCGCCTCCATGGCGGGTCTGCGGGCCGCCGAGCAGCTGCGGGCGGCGGGCTGGACCGGGGCCGTCACCGTCGTCGGCGACGAGCCGCACATGCCCTACAACCGGCCCCCGCTCTCCAAGGAGGTGCTGGCAGGCAAGGCGCCCTTCGAGTCTCTGGCCTTCCGTCCCCGCGCGAGCGTGGCCGACGTGGAGTGGCGGCTCGGCACGCGGGTCGCCGCCGCGCGCCTCGACGAGCGGACCGTCGAGCTGGACGACGGCTCGACACTGTCGTACGACGGTCTGGTCGTCGCCACCGGTATGCGGCCGCGTCGGCTCGGCTGCTCCGGTCCGCTCGCCGGCCGCCACACGGTCCGTACGGTGGCCGACGCGCAGGGCCTGCGGGACGAGCTGACCCGGCCCGGTGCCCGGGTGGTCGTGATCGGCGCCGGGTTCATCGGCTGCGAGGTCGCCGCCACGGCCGTGGGCCTCGGGGTCGCCGAGGTGACCGTGGTCGATCCGCTGCCGCTGCCCATGGTCGGTCCGCTCGGTGAGCTGCTCGGTCGCACGCTGCTGCGCCGGCACGAGGAGCGCGGGGTGCGGTTCGCGCTCGGCACGGGCGTCGCCGGGTTCGAGGGCGAGGAGCGGGTCACGGGTGTGGTGCTCGGCGACGGGACCGTACTGCCCGCCGACGTGGTGGTGGAGTCGGTGGGCTCGGTCGCCAACGTCGAGTGGCTGGAGGGCAACGGCCTCGACCTGTCCGACGGAGTGCTCACCTGCGAGCAGCTGCGGGTCGGCGGGCGGCCCGAGGTGGTCGCCGTCGGCGATGTCGCCCGTTTCCCCAACGCCCGCTACGACGGCGTACCCCGCCGGGTCGAGCACTGGTCGATTCCCACGGACACCGCCAAGCACGCGGCGAAGGTGCTGGTCGGCCATCTCACCGGCGCGGAGGCGCAGTCGGCTGCCTTCGGACCGCTGCCCACCTTCTGGAGCGACCAGCACGACTTCCGGCTCCAGTCCTTCGGCGCGCCGGTCCTCGGCCGGGACGACGTACGGGTCCTGGACGGCGACCCGGCCGCGGACGTCCTGGTCGGCTACCACCACGACGGCCGGCTGGTCGGCGTCGTCGCGCTCGGCGGCCCCGCCACCGTGTCCGCCGCCGCCCGCTACCGCGCCGAGCTGCTCAAGCAGCCCGCCCTCACCGCGTAAGGACCCTCCTGACCATGACCAGTGTCCGTGGATACTTCCACCCCAAGACGGCGAGCGGCGGCTCGTCGCTCATCCCCTCCCCGCCCTGGCGCTACTCGGGCGACCTGCTCACCGTCGAGTACCGCACGGACCCCGCGCGGGTGCGTGAACTGCTGCCGGAGCCACTGGAGTTGGCCGACGAGGACCCCGGCGCGGTCGCGCTGATCTGGGCCGACTGGCAGTCCTGCTCGGCGTCGGGGGCGGAACTGCTCGACCCCGTGCTCTCCCAGTACAAGGAGGCCTTCGCGGTCGTCCGCTGCGCGTACAGGGGGCGGACGTACTCGCGGTGCGTCTACATCTGGGTCGACAAGGACTTCGCGATCGCCCGCGGGCTGCACCAGGGATATCCGAAGAAGCTCGGGTCCATCCACCAGGCGCGGCCCCATCCGCTGGGGCCCGCGCCGCGGATCGAGGCGGGGGCGCGATTCGGGGCGACGCTGGCGGCGGCGGACCGGCGGCTCGCGCAGACCGTGGTGACGCTGCGGGAGCCGGCCGAGACGAACGGGTTCGTGAACGCGCATCCCATGGCTCATCACCGGTGGCTGCCGTCCATCGAGAAGGGGAAGGGATTGGCCCTCGATGAGCTGATCGAGACCGGGGCGGCTTCCTTCGAGGGGGGTCGGCCGTGGGTGGGTGAGGCCGAGTTGGAGCTGTTCGAGGCGCCGACCGAGGAGTTGGCCCGCCTGGAGATCCGTGAGCCGATCGCCGCGTACTACCGGCAGGTGGGGGTCGTCTGGGACGGCGGACGGTTGTTGGAGTCCGGGCTGTCGGGCGCGAGCGCCGAGTAGGCCCGTCGTCGAACGCGGGTGGTCGGGGGCTGGTCGCGCCCACGCGGCGGAGCCGCATATCCACCCAGCCCCGCGCACCCAGGTGAGCGGGTCCGTCCCTATCCCGAGAAGGAATCCCCTTTCATGTCTGACAAAATCGTCGTCGCCGGCGTCTCCGTCGACACCCGGCACTGGATCGGCGGACAGCGGGTCGCCTCCGCCGAGACCTTCACCGACGTCTCCCCCGTCGACGGTCGTGTCCTCGGCGAGATCGCTCGTGGCGGTCCCGGCGAGGTCGACGCCGCTGTCGCCGCCGCCCGTGAGGCCTTTCCCGGCTGGGCCGCCACCCCCCGCACCGAACGCGCCCGGGTCCTGCACGCCATCGCCGACGGGGTCGAGAAGCGGCTCGAAGAGCTGGCCGTCGTCGAGACGAACGACAACGGGGCGCTGCTGCGGTCGCACCGGCGGGGTGTGATGCCGCGGGTGGCGCACAACTTCCGGTTCTTCGCCGACCGGCTGCTGACGCTGGAACACGAGGACTTCGAGACGCGCGGGCACACCAACCGGGTGAGCTGGGACCCGGCTGGGCCGTCCGTGCTGATCACGCCGTGGAACGCGCCGCTGATGCTGGCCACCTGGAAGGTCGCCCCGGCCCTCGCCGCCGGCAACACGGTGATCCTCAAGCCCGCCGAGTGGACCCCGCTGACCGCGTCGCTGCTGGCGGACATCGCCGCCGAGGCGGGGCTGCCCGCCGGGGTGCTCAATGTCGTCCAGGGGTACGGCTCTGAGATCGGTGACGCGCTCACCTCGCACCCGGACGTGCGCCGGATCAGCTTCACGGGATCGGTGCCGACGGCCAGGCGGATCGCCGGGTCGGCGGCGCCCAACCTCACCCCGCTGAGCCTCGAACTCGGCGGCAAGTCACCGCTGTTGGTGTTCGCGGACGCCGATCTGGACCTGGCCGTGGACCTCGCGGTGGAGCAGTACGACAACGCCGGGCAGGTGTGCCTGGCCGCGACACGGTTCCTCGTGGAGGAGTCGGTGGCGGAGGAGTTCACCCGGCGGTTCGTGGAGAAGGCGTCGGCGCTGAAGCAGGGTGACCCGCGCGACGAGGCCACCGACATCGGGCCCACCATCCATCCCCGGCAGCTGGAGAAGATCGACGGGTTCGTGCGGCGGGCCGTGGCCGACGGGGCCCGTGCGGTCATCGGTGGGCACCGCGAGGGCGAGCAGTACTACGCGCCCACCCTGCTCACCGATGTCGCCCAGGACTCGGAGATCGTGCAGGAGGAGGTCTTCGGGCCGGTCCTGACGCTCCAGACCTTCGCCGACGAGGACGAGGCGGTCCGGCTCGCCAACGACACCCGTTTCGGACTGGCCGCCACCCTCGCCACCGGTGACACCGAGCGCGCCTCGCGGGTGACCGAGCGGCTGGTGGCGGGCACGGTGTGGGTGAACTGCTTCTTCGTCCGTGATCTGCGGGCTCCTTTCGGCGGCTCCCGTCACTCCGGGGTCGGCCGGGAGGGCGGCACCTGGAGCTTCGACTTCTACTGCGACGTGAAGAACACCGTGACCGCGCCGAACGGATGGAACAACCATGGGTGAGATCGTCGGGGCGGGGCTCCTCGCCCATGTCCCCACCATCGTCCTGCCGGAGGCCGACCGGCTGGAGCTGAACGGGGGCAAGGAGATCACCCTCGTCACCGGCCTCCAGGAGCTGCGCCGGGACGTCTTCGACCGCGATGCCGCCAACGACTACGACACCGTCGTCGTCCTCGACTCGCACTGGGCGACCACCGTCGAGTTCGTCGTCGCCGCACAGCAGCGCCGGGCCGGTCTCTTCACCTCCGAGGAGCTGCCGCGCGGGATGTGCCGGATGCCGTACGACTTCCCCGGTGATCCCGAACTCGCCCTGAACATCGAGAGGTTCGCGGACAAGCACGGCACCTGGATCACCGCGATCGAGGACGAGTACCTGCCGATCTACTACGCCACGATCAACCTGTGGAAGTTCCTCGGCGAGGGTCTGCCCGACAAGCGGTGGGTGAGCATCGGGGTCTGTCAGACCGGCGACATGGAGGACCATCTGCGGCTGGGGCGGGCGCTCGCCGACGGGATCGCCGCCACCCCAGGGCGACGGGTCCTCGTCATCGCCTCGGGCGCGCTGTCGCACACCTTCTGGCCGCTGCGCGAGCTGCGTGACCACGAGGCCGGCGACCCGGCGCACATCTTCACGCCCGAGGCGCGCGCGGCCGACCAAGAACGGATCGCCTGGTTCAAGGAGGGCCGGCACGACAAGGTCCTCGACACCATGGACGAGTTCTGGAAGCACAAGCCCGAGGCGAAGTTCTTCCACTACCTGATGCTGGCCGGCGCCCTGGGCGAACAGGACTGCGTCGCCAAGGGCCGCCAGTACGGCGAGTACGAGAACTCCATCGGCACCGGTCAGGTGCACCTGTGGTTCGACCGCCCGGCCGCCGGCTGGACCGGCACTCCGCACCGACTCCCCTAGGAAGGCCCGCCATGCCCGAGTACCGCCGCATCCTCCTCGACGGAGCCACCGTCCAGGTCACCGTCGACGGCGACGAACTGGTCGCCGGGGACGGCCGCCGCGTCAAGACCGAGGAGGCCCGGCACCTCCCGCCGGTCGTGCCGTCGAAGGTGATCGCCGTCCACCTCAACCACCGCAGCCGCGTGGACGAGTTCCGGATCGGACTCCCGGACACGCCCACCTACTTCCACAAGCCGACCTCCTCCCTCAACAGCCACAAGGGCGCCGTCGTCCGCCCCGACGGCTGCAAGTGGCTCAACTACGAGGGCGAGGTCGCCATCGTCATCGGCAGGACCGCGCGGAACATCGCGCCGCAGGACGCGGGCGAGTACATCGCCGGGTACACCGTCGCCAACGACTACGGTCTGCACGACTTCCGTGACACCGACGCCGGTTCGATGCTGCGGGTGAAGGGTTCCGACACCCTCTGCCCGCTCGGTCCCGGGCTCGTCACCGACTGGGACTTCCACGGAAAGCGGCTGCGGACGTACGTCAACGGCGAGGTCGTCCAGGACGGTTCGACGGACGAGATGAAGTGGGACATGCACTATCTCGTCGCCGACATCGCCCGCACCATCACGCTGTACCCGGGGGACGTCCTGCTCTCCGGCACCCCGGCCAACTCCCGGCCCGTACAGCCCGGCGACGTCGTCGAGGTGGAGGTGGAGGGCCTCGGCCGGCTCACCAACCACATCGTCACCGGCCCCACCCCGGTCCGCACCGACGTCGGCGCACAGCCCACCGAGTCCGAGGAGGTCCTCTCCACGGCGCTCGGCGGCGACTGGGAGTTCCGTGGCGTCCGCCCGCCCCGGCGGTGACGTCCGGGCGCGGTCACGGGCAGGTGGCGGGCGGGAGGCAGGCGGGTAGGGTCACGCGCATGACCGATTCCGCCGACGCCGCCGACGCCCCGAAGAGTCGACGGCCACGCAGGCGCCTCAACTACGGCGAGGGACGCGAGGCTCTGCTGAACGCCGCCGTGCACGTGGTGGCGCGGGGCGGGTTGCGCAGGCTCACCTACCGGGCCGTCGCGGAGGAGGCGGGGGTCACCCACGGGCTCGTCGTGCACCACTTCGGGTCGCGTGACGCCCTGATCGAGGAGGCCCTCGCCCACACCATCCGCACCTCGCTCAACACCAGCTCCCTCGAACCGGGCACCGGCAAGGTCGCGGACTTCTCCACCGGGCTGTCCGAGATGGTCACGGCCGACCCGGACACCCAGGCCTTCCAGTACGAGCTGCTGCTCGAATCCCGGCGCCGGCCGGAGCTGCTGCCGCAGATCCGCGAGCTGTACGACGAGTACTTCGACGCCGCCCGGCGCGAGCTGGGCCGGATGCTGCCGGCCGGCGCGGACAAGGCGCTGACCCGGCTGGTCTTCGCCGCGCTCGACGGTCTGGTCCTGCATCAGCTCGTCCTCGGCGAGCCCGACGTCACGGACGCCGCTCTGGAGGAGCTGCGCTCCCTGTTGCGGCTGCTCGACGCCAACGGCGGCGCCCACCGAACCCGTGCCGCCGACGAAGCCGGCGACGCCCACGCATAGCCGCTGACCTCAGCGGTTCCGGCCCCGGACGTGCGGCGTCCGGGGCTTTTCGGCGTCCCGGCGCGGGACCGGAAAACCCGGCGGAAATCTTCACGGGACCCCTTGCCAAACGGATAGTTCGGGCTCACGATGAGGCAACTCGTTTGGGTCTAAACGAATCCATCCCTCCCCGTCCCCGACAGGTGATCCGAGTGGACAGTCAGACGGCGGTCGCCCCGCACAGCTCGCAGGATCCATCCACGGCAGGCAGGCTCAAGCCCGATTCCCTGGGCGTCCTGGGCATCCTGTTCTTCGTCCTTTCCGCCCAGGCCCCGCTGACCGGCATAGCCGGAGCCGTGCCCATCGCCGTCGTCATCGGCAACGGGGCCGGTGTCCCCGCCGCGTATCTCGCCGCCGGCGTCGTGATCCTGCTGTTCTCCATCGGCTTCGTCGCCATGGGCCGCCACGTCGTGGACGCCGGCGCCTTCTACACGTACATCGGCAAGGGCCTGGGCCGCTCGACCGGGTCCGGCAGCGCCGGCGTCGC is from Streptomyces sp. NBC_01314 and encodes:
- a CDS encoding 3,4-dihydroxyphenylacetate 2,3-dioxygenase, giving the protein MGEIVGAGLLAHVPTIVLPEADRLELNGGKEITLVTGLQELRRDVFDRDAANDYDTVVVLDSHWATTVEFVVAAQQRRAGLFTSEELPRGMCRMPYDFPGDPELALNIERFADKHGTWITAIEDEYLPIYYATINLWKFLGEGLPDKRWVSIGVCQTGDMEDHLRLGRALADGIAATPGRRVLVIASGALSHTFWPLRELRDHEAGDPAHIFTPEARAADQERIAWFKEGRHDKVLDTMDEFWKHKPEAKFFHYLMLAGALGEQDCVAKGRQYGEYENSIGTGQVHLWFDRPAAGWTGTPHRLP
- a CDS encoding aldehyde dehydrogenase, whose product is MSDKIVVAGVSVDTRHWIGGQRVASAETFTDVSPVDGRVLGEIARGGPGEVDAAVAAAREAFPGWAATPRTERARVLHAIADGVEKRLEELAVVETNDNGALLRSHRRGVMPRVAHNFRFFADRLLTLEHEDFETRGHTNRVSWDPAGPSVLITPWNAPLMLATWKVAPALAAGNTVILKPAEWTPLTASLLADIAAEAGLPAGVLNVVQGYGSEIGDALTSHPDVRRISFTGSVPTARRIAGSAAPNLTPLSLELGGKSPLLVFADADLDLAVDLAVEQYDNAGQVCLAATRFLVEESVAEEFTRRFVEKASALKQGDPRDEATDIGPTIHPRQLEKIDGFVRRAVADGARAVIGGHREGEQYYAPTLLTDVAQDSEIVQEEVFGPVLTLQTFADEDEAVRLANDTRFGLAATLATGDTERASRVTERLVAGTVWVNCFFVRDLRAPFGGSRHSGVGREGGTWSFDFYCDVKNTVTAPNGWNNHG
- a CDS encoding acetoacetate decarboxylase family protein; this translates as MTSVRGYFHPKTASGGSSLIPSPPWRYSGDLLTVEYRTDPARVRELLPEPLELADEDPGAVALIWADWQSCSASGAELLDPVLSQYKEAFAVVRCAYRGRTYSRCVYIWVDKDFAIARGLHQGYPKKLGSIHQARPHPLGPAPRIEAGARFGATLAAADRRLAQTVVTLREPAETNGFVNAHPMAHHRWLPSIEKGKGLALDELIETGAASFEGGRPWVGEAELELFEAPTEELARLEIREPIAAYYRQVGVVWDGGRLLESGLSGASAE
- the sigJ gene encoding RNA polymerase sigma factor SigJ, which encodes MGTMGAGTDGTAGERRQLVNIAYRLLGSVTEAEDAVQDAYARWYGLPRGRQEEILSPGAWLTTVTGRICLDLLSSARARRERYVGAWLPEPLPDRTERDHTDGVGPTGPADPADQIVMDESVAMAFLVVLESMTPAERVAFVLHDVFRYPFAEIADVLGRTPAACKQLAASARRRVGGARAPVTATGRSDVVRRVKVAWETRDIAALVNLLDPAAVMTADGGGMVGTVLRPVEGGARIAEYMAAIADRAPGLELLERSVNGVPGLVARRAGVVMTVASFGISEGRVTHIWAVRNPEKLRPWGREG
- a CDS encoding ferredoxin, with amino-acid sequence MKVVVDMNKCQDHGQCVFAAPDVFQLDGNGRLAYVSDPDDALLDEVEEAADVCPLQAIRIEA
- a CDS encoding TetR/AcrR family transcriptional regulator — protein: MTDSADAADAPKSRRPRRRLNYGEGREALLNAAVHVVARGGLRRLTYRAVAEEAGVTHGLVVHHFGSRDALIEEALAHTIRTSLNTSSLEPGTGKVADFSTGLSEMVTADPDTQAFQYELLLESRRRPELLPQIRELYDEYFDAARRELGRMLPAGADKALTRLVFAALDGLVLHQLVLGEPDVTDAALEELRSLLRLLDANGGAHRTRAADEAGDAHA
- a CDS encoding cytochrome P450 produces the protein MTTSAHLPPALVREAVQEPMPLDDVDLADLDNFTDGVTPWRMFHTLRHEDPVHWQPEEAPNSGFWAVTRHADIARVDRDAETFTSTRFVNLEEVDDDQIKTRASILELDGVRHRALRSVIQRQFGASVINSYTDFLRGLTATTLDAALAKGTFDFVADVSADFPINVLARLLDVPPEDNQRLIDWGNRIIGNTDPDYADVLLNSAESEQYRHLPFRSPASLEVFEYGRELARQRRGGDGTDLVSKLVNTTPRDGVPLSAQDFDNYFLLLVVAGNETTRHTITHSMLALLQHPEQLARLQEDPSLIPTATEEFLRWASPVYHFRRTATRDVELGGKQVKEGDKVVMWYASGNRDEEVFGNPYDLDVARADNDHVTFGKGSPHLCLGNLLARTEIRIMFEELIPRLADIRLVGDVPRVRSNFVNGIKKLPVEVTLA
- a CDS encoding glutamine synthetase family protein, with translation MSASETPPVGHYAVGHYQERLAAEGIDVVRVTYPDLIGTDRARDVLLDQLPTACEHGLAFCRAVYHTSPQGNVVPVPGGLDAGLPDIHVRPDLDTLLALPWEPGVATCLGETIDPATGAPAPESPRDLLRSVLARCAEQGLRPVVGPELEYFLCDEDPASPSGWKRYSGAAGAVYTAGLRADPDNHLLRTLRRLRDLRIGVTNGNHEFDGGQFEINLTHSEALSAADRSFRFKAAVKELARKEGRLATFMARPFNDAGGSGFHIHLSCDDERGHNTFDDPAGRYGLSDTARHAIAGVLAHAPALAALANPTVNSYKRFGPDTLAPWLIDWGLDNRSAMVRIPPERGSGARLELRLGDAGANPYLLIAGTLAAALLGVRAGAEPPAPLEGYGYDTARAAVLPMSLPAALDALEADTALTELLGKDFTTSYLTYKRDEVARFQRHVTDWEFTEYAYHL
- a CDS encoding NAD(P)/FAD-dependent oxidoreductase, whose amino-acid sequence is MSTRVVVAGASMAGLRAAEQLRAAGWTGAVTVVGDEPHMPYNRPPLSKEVLAGKAPFESLAFRPRASVADVEWRLGTRVAAARLDERTVELDDGSTLSYDGLVVATGMRPRRLGCSGPLAGRHTVRTVADAQGLRDELTRPGARVVVIGAGFIGCEVAATAVGLGVAEVTVVDPLPLPMVGPLGELLGRTLLRRHEERGVRFALGTGVAGFEGEERVTGVVLGDGTVLPADVVVESVGSVANVEWLEGNGLDLSDGVLTCEQLRVGGRPEVVAVGDVARFPNARYDGVPRRVEHWSIPTDTAKHAAKVLVGHLTGAEAQSAAFGPLPTFWSDQHDFRLQSFGAPVLGRDDVRVLDGDPAADVLVGYHHDGRLVGVVALGGPATVSAAARYRAELLKQPALTA
- a CDS encoding fumarylacetoacetate hydrolase family protein, translated to MPEYRRILLDGATVQVTVDGDELVAGDGRRVKTEEARHLPPVVPSKVIAVHLNHRSRVDEFRIGLPDTPTYFHKPTSSLNSHKGAVVRPDGCKWLNYEGEVAIVIGRTARNIAPQDAGEYIAGYTVANDYGLHDFRDTDAGSMLRVKGSDTLCPLGPGLVTDWDFHGKRLRTYVNGEVVQDGSTDEMKWDMHYLVADIARTITLYPGDVLLSGTPANSRPVQPGDVVEVEVEGLGRLTNHIVTGPTPVRTDVGAQPTESEEVLSTALGGDWEFRGVRPPRR